The window TTATTACCTGCCCCAATTGTTGCATGGCAGTCATGTTCAGGGTATAAATCAAAGATGTGAATAACGACTTATATAGCTTCTCATTTTCCGACATAGTTACCTCTTGAACTGCTAACCTGCTTCCTGCTCAATGGCTTTATACACAGATTCGGCAATATCGGCATTACTATAGACATTTTGTACATCATCATGATCTTCCAGTTTTTCTATAAGATTAAGTATCTTCTGAGCTACTTCTTTATCTTCCACAGGCACGGACACCGTAGACCTCATCGTTATCTCAGCATTGAGATATTTGAGATTATTCTTTTCAAAATCTTCCCTCAGCTTTTCGTATCCTGCCACTTCTATTATTACCTCAATGGTTTTATCATCCTCAGATTTGATATCTTCCACATCATGATTTAAAGCTACTTCCATTATCTTGTCTTCAGATATTTGGTTACCGTCAAAAGCAAAAACTCCTCTTTTCTGAAACATGTAGCTGACAGCGCCTTTGTCCGCC of the Candidatus Margulisiibacteriota bacterium genome contains:
- a CDS encoding YebC/PmpR family DNA-binding transcriptional regulator; protein product: MSGHSKWSQIKRKKGVNDAQRGKLFTKAAREIIMAAKVGGGDPDTNSRLRFAIQKAKEVNMPNDNIKRAIARAVGGAEGSNIEEITYEAYAQGGVAVIIECMTDNKNRTFPEIKTIINKAGANLADKGAVSYMFQKRGVFAFDGNQISEDKIMEVALNHDVEDIKSEDDKTIEVIIEVAGYEKLREDFEKNNLKYLNAEITMRSTVSVPVEDKEVAQKILNLIEKLEDHDDVQNVYSNADIAESVYKAIEQEAG